GGCTGTTTGACGGCTTATCCTCACGCGCCAGTTCAACGTTAACTGCACTGTCAGCTGTTGCAATTGGGGCAATCATATTCCTTTTTGTCATCTTGAAATCACGTATAATGAAAGAAAAAGAGTGGTACTTACTACCTTTTGGAAAACGATTGGCGACCGCTCAACTATGGCTAACTAAAAATAGAAGGTGAATTATGTGAATAAAATAACTGTTATTGGGCTTGGTGCAGGTGATGTAGAACAATTGTCGCTAGGCACGTACCGATTATTGAAACAAGCGGATCATCTCTACATTCGTACGGAAGAACATCCAGTCGTTGCAGATTTACGTTTGGAAGGATTAAAAATGAAAAGCTTTGATTCAATTTACGAAGCAAATGATGCATTTGAAGACGTCTACCAACAAATCGTCGATACACTCCTTGAACTGAGTGCGCAACAGCCGATTACATACGCTGTGCCGGGTCACCCACTTGTAGCGGAACGTACGGTGCAACTCTTAATTGAAAAAGAGCGGGCGGGTGAGGTTGAACTTCATATCGCGGGTGGTAGTAGCTTTTTGGATCCGATTTTTACAGCGCTACGTATAGATCCGATTGAAGGATTCCAGTTACTTGATGGCACGGACTTGAAACGTGATGACGTGCGCATGGATCAGCACATACTAATTGGACAAGTCTATGATGCATTCGTTGCTTCTGACGTGAAATTGTCTTTAATGGAGAAATATCCTGATCATCATGTTGTAACCATCGTTACGTCAGCAGGTTCACAAGATGAGAAACTGACCGAAATACCACTATTTGAGCTTGACCGTACAGTGACGTTGAATAATCTAACGACTGTCTATGTACCACCGCTGCTAGATCACGAACAACGACTGAAAGAGTGGAGTTCATTCAGGGACATCATTGCTACGTTACGTGGACCCGCTGGTTGCCCTTGGGATCGCGAGCAAACGCATGAATCATTGAAGCGCTATTTGATCGAAGAATCCTTCGAGTTGATCCAAGCCATCGA
This window of the Sporosarcina ureae genome carries:
- the mazG gene encoding nucleoside triphosphate pyrophosphohydrolase gives rise to the protein MNKITVIGLGAGDVEQLSLGTYRLLKQADHLYIRTEEHPVVADLRLEGLKMKSFDSIYEANDAFEDVYQQIVDTLLELSAQQPITYAVPGHPLVAERTVQLLIEKERAGEVELHIAGGSSFLDPIFTALRIDPIEGFQLLDGTDLKRDDVRMDQHILIGQVYDAFVASDVKLSLMEKYPDHHVVTIVTSAGSQDEKLTEIPLFELDRTVTLNNLTTVYVPPLLDHEQRLKEWSSFRDIIATLRGPAGCPWDREQTHESLKRYLIEESFELIQAIDEEDDNAIIEELGDVLLQVFLHAQIGEDNGYFSMEDVLEVVGSKMIRRHPHVFAQTQADTTEEVLTNWQAIKDQEKTKPSTLLEGQERLASSLLTSYNYQKTAAKVGFDWPSIEGAFDKFQEEWQEFQAEVENGGPEQQLDELGDVLFTIVNIARYLKISPEEAMWHTNEKFKTRFQFVEQSVKQGSGKFEDYTLDELEEFWQQAKRKEESK